GTGTACCAGCCCGCGGAGGACTCGAAGCTGCTGGCCGACGCCGTGGTCGAGCGGGTCGAGGGCGGCGAGCGAGCGCTTGACGTAGGGACCGGGTCGGGATACGTCGCCGCGCGCATGCGGGAGGCGGGCGCCGACGCGGTCGGCGCGGACCTGAACCCGCACGCCTGTCGGCAGGCCGCCGAGTCGGGTATCCCGGTCGTTCGGGCCGACCTGACGGGTGCGTTCCGGGACGGCGCCTTCGACGTGGCGACGTTCAACCCGCCGTACCTCCCGACCGAATCCGAGCAGGAATGGGACGACTGGATGGAGCGCGCGCTCTCGGGCGGCGAGGACGGCCGCGCGGCCATCGACCCGTTCCTCGACGACGTGGCGCGCGTGCTCGCACCGGGGGGCGCCGCGTATCTGCTCGTGAGTTCGCTGACCGACCCGGACGCCGTGCGGGAGCGAGCACGGGCGAACGGACTGACGAGCGAGGAGGTCGACAGCGAGTCTCACCCCTTCGAAACGCTGCTGGTCTATCGGTTCGTACGCCGGGACGAGTGACCGAGGACGGGGTCGACCGAGTCGGAGCAGACTGACGAGTCGAGCGCGCCGCTCGCGGACTCACTCGACGAAGACGGTCCCGTCGGGCTCGACGTGTCCGTCGGTCCCGGTCGGGTACCACCGGTCGCGCTCCCGGTTCGCCGGCTGTCCGCCCCCGTTCCGCCCGATCGTGACGGTCGGGCCGCGGACCAGCAGTTCCCCGTCGTCGGTGTTGGCGATCTCGATCCCGCTCGTCGGACGCCCGGCCGCGCCGTCGACCGAGGTTTCGGGAGCGGCCAGCGCGCCGACGCCGGCGGTCCCGACCGTTCCGTAGAGGTTCCGGACCGGGACGCCGACCCCCGCGAACAGGTACAGGAGGTGGGCGTCCAGTCGGCCGGTCCCACAGAGGGCGTACTCCAGGTCCGCGAGCCCGAACGCCTCGCGGAGCGGCCCGTAGACGAGCCGGTCGGCGGCGGCGTACTTCAGCGGCGTCCCGCCGCCGTCGAGCCGGTCGCGGCCGTACGACGCGACGCGGCCGGCGACCTTCCGCTTCATCCAGTTCATCGACCCGATGCGGTCCTGCAGGGCGCCGTAGAGCCGCTGGTAGACCGCCGGAGCGCCGACGAGGACCGACGGGCTGGCGGCCGCGAGGCTATCGACGAACCCGTCGGACCCGGCGTAGGCGACGGCCCCGCCCGTCGACCAGAGGTAGTACGTCGCGACGCGCTGGTAGGCGTGCGCGAGCGGGAGGAAACACGTGCCGGTCGCGCCGGGGTCGAGCGGCAAGTCCGTCTCCAGCGTCGCCGCCCCGGCGAGGAGCGCGCGGTGGGTGAGCGCGCGCCCCGTGGGGTCCGTCGCGGCGGGGTCGAACACGACGGTCGCCACGTCGCGCCCGTCGGCTTCGAGCCCCGGCAGTTCGTCCGGTCGTGCGGTCGGGAGGGCGTCGATATCGAACCGAACGTCCACGCCGGACAGCTCCGCGTCGACGACTCCGTCCCCCGCCACGAGGCCCGACAGGTCGATGCGGTCGACGGCCCGACGGGTCTGCTCGGCGGTGAACGAGGGGTACAGCGGAACCGAGACGAGGCCGGCGAACTGGCAGGCGAGGTCGACGACCGACCACTCGTAGCTGGACGCCGCCGCGACGGCGACCCGGTCGCCCGGTGCGAGCCCCGATTCCAGCAGACCCGCGGCGACGCCGCGGGCGCGCACGGCGAGGTCCTCGAACGTCCGCTCGTCGTACCCCTCGGCCGTCGGGACGAGCGCGGCCGGGCGGTCGCCGTGGGCCGCCACGACCAACTCGAACCAGTCTGCGACGGACCCGTCGGGTACGTCGAGGGGCCCGCCGTCGGCGACCGGGCCCGCGGGCGAGACGTCCGCGGTGGGTTCGGTGTGGTCGGTGGTGGGTTCCCCGGTCGACCGGTCGGCCGCCGCGGAGCCCCGTTCCTGTCGGAGCGCGCCGGGGCTGTACTCGTAGCCGTCGGCGACCTCCGACTCGAAGTAGTCGGCGTAGTTCTGGTCCTCGTCGAGGGCGGCGATGTGGGCGTCGAGCCAGTCGCGGAGGAACGTCAGCACCTCCATCGTGACGTACTCGCCGTTCTCGTGTTTCTCGCGGAACTCGGCGACCCTGGCGGCGAACTCCTCGTGCATCTCGCGGTGGTCGTAGAAGCAGTCGGCGCAGTCCATCGCGTACCCGCAGTCCTGCATGAACTCCTCCTCGTCGCCGAAGTGGTACTCCGTGTAGCGTTCGAGTTCCCGGAGGATGTCGCCGATCTCCGCCTCGGAGTGGCCCTCCTCCATGGCCGTGTGGAGGTCGTTGAGCAGTCCGAACAGGCGCTTGTGTTGCTCGTCGAACCGCTCGATGTGCGTGCTGTAGCGCTCGTCGTCCCAGTCGGCGAACCGCTCGTCCGAGCCCGCTTGCATACCGGTCGTACCGACCAGGGTCCCTGAAAACCCGGGTCCCGTTCCCGGTCGCTGGGAACGGGACCCCACTCAAAACTCCGGGCCGGCGCTACGTCCGGACGGATGAACCGCCTCAGCGACGACGAAGTCACCGAACTGCTCGCCCGCAACGGCGTCGGCGTGATCGCGTTCCGCGGCGCCGAAGCGCCGTACCCGATCCCGGTCGCGTTCGGCTACGACCCCGACGCCGACGTGCTCGCCGTGCAGCTCGAAGGCGACGAGTCGAGCCGCAAGTACCGCAGTCTGGACCGGACGCGGGCCGTCGGCTTCACCGTCTACGAACACGACGAGAGCGAGCGGGTCTGGCGCAGCGTCGTCGCGATCGGCCGCCTGGTGGAGACGACCTACGACGACGCCGAACCGGCGTTCGCCGCGCTCGCGCGGAACAGCCGGTCGGCGCCCAACCCCGTCCGGTGGAGCGACGCGGGCGACGTGACACCGTTCGAACTCGCGGTCGACCGGTGGGACGGCCGCGCCTTCGGGGTCTGAGACCGCCGCGACCGGTCACTCCGAAGCGGGACCGACACCCGACGCGGGCGACGCACTTGAACTGTCGCCTCACGGGTCGCCATCCGGATAGTTCGCCACTACTTCTTCCAGACCGACGTGGGACTCTTTCGCGCAGATTACTACAGTGCATCAATCGATATAAGAAATATTATAGGGCGTCATTTCGTAGGGCGTTCCAATGACGCA
The window above is part of the Halosimplex rubrum genome. Proteins encoded here:
- a CDS encoding HemK2/MTQ2 family protein methyltransferase, which encodes MTDGSGADWTEDGSVDGADGKPSLTDQRDVEQVYQPAEDSKLLADAVVERVEGGERALDVGTGSGYVAARMREAGADAVGADLNPHACRQAAESGIPVVRADLTGAFRDGAFDVATFNPPYLPTESEQEWDDWMERALSGGEDGRAAIDPFLDDVARVLAPGGAAYLLVSSLTDPDAVRERARANGLTSEEVDSESHPFETLLVYRFVRRDE
- a CDS encoding bacteriohemerythrin, with the translated sequence MQAGSDERFADWDDERYSTHIERFDEQHKRLFGLLNDLHTAMEEGHSEAEIGDILRELERYTEYHFGDEEEFMQDCGYAMDCADCFYDHREMHEEFAARVAEFREKHENGEYVTMEVLTFLRDWLDAHIAALDEDQNYADYFESEVADGYEYSPGALRQERGSAAADRSTGEPTTDHTEPTADVSPAGPVADGGPLDVPDGSVADWFELVVAAHGDRPAALVPTAEGYDERTFEDLAVRARGVAAGLLESGLAPGDRVAVAAASSYEWSVVDLACQFAGLVSVPLYPSFTAEQTRRAVDRIDLSGLVAGDGVVDAELSGVDVRFDIDALPTARPDELPGLEADGRDVATVVFDPAATDPTGRALTHRALLAGAATLETDLPLDPGATGTCFLPLAHAYQRVATYYLWSTGGAVAYAGSDGFVDSLAAASPSVLVGAPAVYQRLYGALQDRIGSMNWMKRKVAGRVASYGRDRLDGGGTPLKYAAADRLVYGPLREAFGLADLEYALCGTGRLDAHLLYLFAGVGVPVRNLYGTVGTAGVGALAAPETSVDGAAGRPTSGIEIANTDDGELLVRGPTVTIGRNGGGQPANRERDRWYPTGTDGHVEPDGTVFVE
- a CDS encoding pyridoxamine 5'-phosphate oxidase family protein, which encodes MNRLSDDEVTELLARNGVGVIAFRGAEAPYPIPVAFGYDPDADVLAVQLEGDESSRKYRSLDRTRAVGFTVYEHDESERVWRSVVAIGRLVETTYDDAEPAFAALARNSRSAPNPVRWSDAGDVTPFELAVDRWDGRAFGV